One window from the genome of Hydractinia symbiolongicarpus strain clone_291-10 chromosome 1, HSymV2.1, whole genome shotgun sequence encodes:
- the LOC130661953 gene encoding uncharacterized protein K02A2.6-like → MWGSRVIIPSSLRPQLLGQFHQSHTWITGMKSLARSFVRWSKMDSEIELTVKNCKTCEIHQKMPDAAPIHSWKYPSQPWERIHMDYAGLFLNKMFLIVVDAFSK, encoded by the coding sequence ATGTGGGGTTCTCGTGTCATTATACCAAGCTCGTTACGACCACAACTGCTTGGACAATTTCACCAGTCTCACACATGGATCACTGGCATGAAAAGTTTGGCGAGAAGTTTTGTGCGGTGGTCAAAGATGGATTCTGAGATTGAGTTAACCGTCAAAAATTGCAAAACCTGTGAGATCCACCAAAAAATGCCAGATGCAGCACCAATACATTCTTGGAAATACCCAAGTCAACCCTGGGAGCGAATCCACATGGATTATGCGGGACTGTTTttgaacaaaatgtttttgatagTTGTTGATGCTTTTTCAAAATGA